The DNA window CATGCCCGTATCGATCAGCGTGAAGCCATCCTCTTCCCGCACCAGATAACAGTTCACAAATCCGAAGCGGGTTAGCTGGCGCGCGTTGCCGGATACCTGTGTCGTTGTCATAATCTTCAGCGATCAAGATAATTCATCCGCGCCGACAGATCGAGACCCGCCAGCTTATTCTGCCCGATTCCTCTAGAAGTCGATGTGCGAGCGGACGCTGAAGACAATCACAGGACCACGGGCCGTGTTGTAGCCCGGGTGATCGATGAACTGCGTATCAAACGCATAGAAGAAACCGCGCCACGCGTGAAGGTTGTAGTAGCCCTCGAGGATATCCTCGCGGCCGTAGCTCAGGTTGCCGTCACCGAGGATGAAGCCGTGGCCACCGAGCTTCAGATACTCCTGATGGTCATGCTTGATCGCGTTGGTGACGAAGGCGAGGCCGATCTTATCCAAGGGACGATGCCAGCGTGATCCGGCAAAGTCGCCGCCGGTCTCAAAGGTCTGGTCGACCTCCGTGTAGGCAAACGACTCATGCTGGCCTTCGTTCCAGCCAATCCTGCCAAAGACGCGAAGGTCCTTCGATAGCTCCTGCTCGGCGTTCAGTCCGAAGCCGTACTTCACTTCGCTGTCGCGCTCGTGCGCGGTGATGTCCGGCACGGCGTCGGTGCCGTTCAGATAAGCGTTGATCGCATCGCGATAGAGGCCCATATGGGCGTGGTTCGCATATCCCAGAAGGCGAACGACACTCCTTCGCTCCTCGCCTCCCTTGCTTCGAAGAAAAGGAAGACGCGACTCGAACTCGACGTTCTGCCCACTCGCGCGGCGCAGGGCCCAGTCAAGGTCGATGCCGTTCGCCACGGTCGGCATCAGCGCAAGAACGTAACGGGCAGACCATTGCTTGTCGTCGTACTCGGTCACCACGCCGTAGGTATAGCCGCGCGTGTCCGCCGCATAGTCCCAGGCTCCGTTGTTATCCACCGTCCAGTTCATGAACTGCAGGTGGCTATCGGTACCGATGGAGTTGATATCGAGCGTGTCGGGCAGGCTCATCTTGCCGGCACGAATCTCGAATCGCCGCTCCGGAACGAGTGTGGCGAGGTTGAAGACGCCACGGTCGGCCTCCACCATCTTGTTCGTCAGGCCGATGGTCTGGCGAAGCTGAACGCGGGCGAGATAGGGCTTTGAGCCCAGGTTGGGATTGCGGACGACATCCAGGTTGGTGAATCCGGCGATGCCGAGGGCCTCGCTAAGTCCTCGGCCACCGGCCGATTCGAAGTCCAGCAGAAAGTCGGTCTCCGTGCGTGGATTCTTGCGGATCTGCATGCCGAGATAGAGAGTCCCGATGAGCGAGACCTTATACTCTCCGCGATTGATAAAGCTGTTTACCCCCTGGTAGGGCGAGTGGAACGCGGGATCGGCCTGAAAGATGATGTTGGTCTGGCCAGCGGCGAAGAAACGCGACGTGTTCGAGTGGGGAAAGACGGTGACCGGAGCACTCTCCGCCGGCAGAGCGTCTGCTGGAGATGCCGCGCTGGGGGCATCGGGTATCTTTTGAGCAGAGGCAGTGGAGCGGAGGCTGGAGGCGATCGCCAGCAGGGCCATCGCTCCACAGAGTCGCCAGGAGAATGTCATAAGCCTCCGATTTTCAGCCTTCGAGATGAATGTCGTGCAAAATTGCATGAGGACGGATTCGCTTTCGAGAAGGCGGATTCAAGGATCGAGCACGGTGCGGATGGGATTAGTATACCCCGGTAGGGTATAGGCGAGAGACATGACGAGCGACAAGCCTGGTAAAGAACGTGTGAAATTACTGAATCGCGTCAAACGCCTGCGCGGCCAGTTGGATGCGGTCGAGCGCACCCTGGCGGAGGATCGCGAGTGCGCGGACGTGCTGATGCTGCTGGCTGCCGTGCGCGGCGGAATCAACGGCCTGATGGCGGAGGTGCTTGAAGACCACATCCGGCTGCACCTGCTGCAGGACGGCCGGGTACCGCTGACTCCGGAGCTCGGAGAGGAGTTGATCGACCTGGTGAGGGCGTATCTGAAGTGATATCACTTTTATCGAAGTGATATCATTCGGTTGTGAGGTGACCCATGGCTGCTGTGACGATTCGCAATCTATCGGACGAAACACATCGCGCCCTGAAGGTCAGGGCAAAGCAAAAAGGTAGAAGCACCGAGGCGGAGATTCGTTCGATTCTTGACGAGGTAGTGAATCCACCTGAGCGGCTCAAGATTGGGACGGAGTTGGCGAAGCTAGGCAAGCTGTTCGGCGGTGTGGAACTGGATATCAAGCGTGATCAAACGCCCGCTGGAAGCACAGTAAATTTTGAATAACTGAGAGCGTCCGAATGATTTTGGTCGATACGAACGTTCTCTCCGAACCGATGAAGCCAACCGCAAACGCGACGGTTCTTTCCTGGCTGGACAAACAGCAGGATGGAACGCTTTATCTGGCGGCAACCAGCTTCGCTGAATCCTTGTCGGGGATCGAGCTTCTTCCGAAGGGTAGACGCAAGCAAGTGTTGTCTACGACATTTGAGACGCTCGTGCGTCGGCTCTTCAAGAATCGTGTTCTGCCTTTCGATGATCGAGCGGCAGTTGAGTATTCGAGGGCAGTCGCGATCGCCAGGAGCAAAGGTCGCAGCATCTCCATCGCGGACGGTCAGATCGCTGCCATCGCAGCCGTCCACGGCTTCACCGTCGCGACCAGAGACACAGCGCCCTTCCTCGCAGCCGGAGTGCCGGTTTTGAACCCGTGGCAAGAATGATTCCCTGTTTTCACCCGCCGTTTGACATCCAATCTCCCCGGCGCTACCTTCTAGCTACACGGGAAAGGAGGATGGTCCAGCCTATGAAAATTGATTGTTCCAGTTGCAAAACGCTACGTGAGGTGACTGAGGCTTAGAGCGTCCTTGCTCTAGTCCCAGCGGTTTTTTTTCTCAAGTATCCCCGCAGCGGCCCATGCACGAGTATGGACGCCTCAAGTCAATCCCACCAGTCTACCGCCGAACGGCCCACATCTCCGGATGCGGGCCGTTCGCTTTAATCCTCATCCCTTCCCTCTCCTTCTTTCGCCGTAAAATAAGCGCATGATGTCGCCATTGGTAATCGCCGGAAAAGCCTTTCAGTCGCGCCTGATCGTGGGCACGGGCAAGTACAAGGACGGAGCCGAGACACAGGCTGCTGTCGAAGCCTCAGGCGCGGAGATGGTCACTGTCGCGGTGCGCCGCGTGAACCTCGACCGGTCGCGTGAGTCGCTACTCGACTTCCTCGACCCGGAACGATACTTTCTTCTGCCCAACACCGCCGGTTGCTACACCGCCGAGGAGGCCATCCGCGCCGCTCGGCTTGGCCGCGAGGTGGGCCTTTCGGACTGGGTGAAGATCGAGGTCATCGGCGACCAAGCGACACTGTATCCGGACATTCAAGCGACGCTCGAAGCGACCCGCGTCCTCGTCAAAGAGGGGTTCACCGTCCTTCCCTATACGTCTGATGACATTGTGTTTGCGAAGCGCCTGATCGATGCGGGTGCAGCCGCAGTCATGCCTCTGGGAGCGCCGATCGGTAGCGGTCTCGGCCTCCAGAACACGGCCAACCTCCGCATCCTGCGCGAGCTGATCACCGAAGTTCCGCTGATCGTGGACGCTGGCGTAGGCACGGCGTCGGACGCTGCTCTAGCGATGGAGTTGGGCTTCGATGCGGTGCTTATGAATACTGCCATCGCCGCCGCCAGCGACCCCATCCTGATGGCCGACGCGATGCAGCATGCTGTGCTCGCAGGGCGACAGGCGTTTCTTGCGGGGAGGATGCCGAGGAGGCTGTATGCGACGGCTAGTTCGCCGCTCGAGGGGATTTCAAAGTAACCCAAGTGGTGCGCGAGATTGACCGAAAAAACGCCTTTCGGGAGATCTGATCAATTGAATACAGAATCCACGTCAGCATTCCTATAGTTTTCGACCATGGGTGTCCCGATGACGGATCAAAGTTCTAGTTCTTTCACACATAGGCGGAAACAAGACGGCTCGCACGATTCGATCTGCCTCGCCTGTCTCGCGACGATCTCCTCACATATGAGTGAAGCGGGTCTGGAAAGAGAAGAGCAGGATCACGTCTGCTCCTTTTCCTTCCGATCTATTCGGTCAAAGCGCACGATCGACACTGTTCCGACGAACGTACGATTTCCTTTGCGCATGTCTTGAATCGACAACAAGAGTGGGCTCCGTGTTTTTTGTCTTCAAAAATACGCGTAGGGACGACCGACGAGATCATCGATTCGAGGCGCTAAGTGAACAGACTACTCGGGTGCCTTCGCTGTATTGCTCAGCCTGACCTCTACTCGCTTGAGCAGTGGATCGCTCTGAGCTTGAGCATTACTTGCCTAGGAGTCGATGCCTACGCGGTCTTCCTCACGATCACAGGTTCACCCCTGTCTGTCGGTTCATTCAGCATCGATATGTCAGGTCATGAAGCACTCATGTGGACGTTCGAAGGCTTGCTTGTACTGGCCGTAGCTGGTCTCTTGGCGTTCGCTTTTTCCACGCGCTCAGGCCTTCCTGATATCGAATAGCTGTGCACTTTTTTCCAATCGGCAGGAAGCTGCCGAAACCCCGGCACAACCAGCCTCGTCCAAACCATCAGATTGCAAAATCAGTCAGTCGCCGATGCACGACTCTCGATCCATCACCCGACCCCACTGTTCCAGCATTCTTTTCCACCCTGTCGTAAACTCGCACCATGCGCGTCTTCGGCATCGATTGCGGCACTGAGTTCACCGGCTACGGCGTGGTCGAGATGGACCACGAGGCCCGCAACCCGAAGCTGGTTCATCTCTGCGCCGGAGCCATCAAGCTCAACAAGAAGGAGACCACTCCGCAGCGACTGGCGCAGGTCTACGCGGAACTAATCGGGCTCATCGCGCTGCACCAGCCTGACGTTGTGGCCATCGAAGAGGTCTTCTTCTCCGCCAACGCCAAGTCCGCGCTGAAGCTCGGCCAGGTACGCGGCGTCGCCATGCTGGCTGCTGCAACCTGCAAGATGCCGGTCGTCGAGTACGCTCCGTTGTCCATCAAGAGCGCGGTCGTCGGGTACGGTCTCGCCGCGAAAGAGCAGGTACAGTTCATGGTCACGCGGCTGCTCGAACTGGACGAGACGCCGGATTCTCCCGACGCCTGTGACGCTCTCGCCATCGCCATCTGCCACATCCACACCGCGCAGACACTCACCCTGCAGGGAGCTTCTCGTTGAACGCACTTTCGCGACGCATCGCCCTGGTCTTCCTGCTCCTGCTTCTCACCAGATTCGGATCGGCGCAGATTCAAACGCCTGTGCCTGTAGCGGAGGTCACTTTCCACTTCGAACGTCCGGGCCTTCCCGTGCCAAAGTTCACCCTAACCGTTGACGAGTCCGGTCGCGCCCGCTATGAGGCAGACGAGGTTATCATCGCTGCGAGGGTAGCCACGGAGGCTGAACTGACCCCGGCGCATCATATCGACCGCACGGTCACGCTCAGCAGAGCGACCACCCAGAAGATCTTCGCGAACGCCCGGGCATTGGACCTATTCAACATCGTCTGCGCTTCCAAGGCGAAGAACATCGCCGACACCGGCACCAAGACGCTGCGCTACTCCCAGGAGTTCCTGCACGGCAGTTGCACTTACAACTACTCCGAGAACAAGGGTGTGGTGCTGCTGACCGATCTCTTCGTTGGGATCGCACGCACGCTGGATGTGGGCCGGAAGCTGGACTTCCAGCACCGCTTCGACCGGCTTGGCCTGGACAGCACCATGGCCAGCCTGTCTGAAGAGGTAGACGCCGGAAGAGCCGTGGAGGTGGGCGTGATCGCGCCGACCCTGCGCTCGCTCGCCGAAGACAGTGACGTGCTACAGCGCGTTCGCCAGCGCGCCGCCCGGCTGCTGCAAGTTGCGCAATCCCCTTCGTAATCGCGCTGCGATCCGGTTTTGCATTACTCGCACCAGATTTTTTAGGCCGAGCGGTTCCGACGGCGCGTCTAAACCGTGTCGCGCGTGTTTCTATGGAGTGGAAGCACACGACTGAAGCACACGACGATGGGAGTCGCGTCAATGTCCCTCATTTCTTTTCTTGCCAGTTCGAAGTCCAGAGGCTCCGCCCGCAGCGGGATTCTGCTCCTCGCTGTCGTTGCGGTGGTTGGGGCCAGCATGTCCCGGCCCGCCTTTGCTCAGAGCGTTAAGCCATTTCGCACGGCGCGGCTGACCTACCTTGCAGGCGATGTGCGCGTGGAACAAAGCGGCACCTTGTCCGGATCGAAGGCGGTGGTGAATCTGCCGCTGGTGGAGGGCGCAGTGCTTTCCACGGGTGATGACGGAGAGGCCGAGGTAGAGTTTGAGGACGGCAGCCTGCTGCGGCTCACACCACACTCCGGCGCAGGTCTGGTCAATCTCGGCATCGACAGCAGCGGCGAGTATCAGACCCGAATCACCATCCTGGGCGGCTTGGCGTACGTGGAACTACGCGGCGGCACCAAGTATCACTATCTGGTGGACGTCGGAGGCGACGAGATCTCGCCGATCGAAAATGCGATTGTCAGGGTCAACTACGATCAGGCTCCAGCGAGCATCTCGATTCTGGATGGAAGCGCACACCTGGTTGCGGCCAGCGGCTCGGACTTCTCGGCCACGGCGGGGCAGACGGTTCGGTCCGGCGATGCCTCCGAGGGGGGCACGTATATGGCTCGGGAGGTGGTCGCACCGGAGAGCTGGGACCAGTGGAATCAGGACCGCGATGCCGCAGCAGCCGGGGAAGCCTCGACCGAGACGGATGTGCGGTCGAAGTACGCGGGGGATCAGGGTTATGGATGGTCGGACCTGGACGCGAATGGGAATTGGTACGACGTTCCGGGCCGGGGAGAGGTCTGGCAGCCCGACGTGGCTGCCGCGCCTGTCGATGACGGTAGTGGCGATGCTGCGGCCCAGTCTTCGTTCGACCCCTACAGCTATGGAAGCTGGGCGTACACACCCGCCGGCTACCTTTGGGCCTCTGGTTACGGATGGGGATGGTTGCCCTACCGCTGCGGGCAGTGGAACTACTGGGATGGCTTTGGATGGGCGTGGAGCCCCGGCATCAACTGCGGCGCCTTCGGCTTTGGCGGCTACTACGACGGCGGGGTGTACATCGGCCACGCTCCGGGCGACTACAAGAAGCCTGGCCGCCCGCTGCCAAAGCCGGGACCGGTGCATCCGATCCTTCGTGGCCGCGGAGGACCGGTACCGGTAGCGCCCGTGCATCCGATCCAGCGTCCAGATGCCAATAACCCGGAGCACCGCGACACCGGAGAGCGCGTGATCGCCGGCAACACCGTGATGCCTCTGCCGCGCACGGGAGGTCTGGTTCCGGCACAAAGCGCCTCGAGCAACGCTCGAGCGACGATCGGGGCCGGAATGCGGCGAGACTACGCCGTTGACCGTTCCACCAGCACGCCGGTGACCGGAGTGCAGCCATCTGCCCTCTATGCGGCCCCGTCGTCAAACGCTCGTGCCGCCTGGCATCCGGTGCAATCAGGCGACGGAGCACGTCAGCCCGTGGCTGAGGGCAGCCGCGCGGTACCTGTAGTACGCTCCGAACCGGTCGCGCCTCAACGTCAGTCGGCTCCAGCTCCGCGGGCAGCACCTGC is part of the Granulicella aggregans genome and encodes:
- a CDS encoding carbohydrate porin, with the translated sequence MTFSWRLCGAMALLAIASSLRSTASAQKIPDAPSAASPADALPAESAPVTVFPHSNTSRFFAAGQTNIIFQADPAFHSPYQGVNSFINRGEYKVSLIGTLYLGMQIRKNPRTETDFLLDFESAGGRGLSEALGIAGFTNLDVVRNPNLGSKPYLARVQLRQTIGLTNKMVEADRGVFNLATLVPERRFEIRAGKMSLPDTLDINSIGTDSHLQFMNWTVDNNGAWDYAADTRGYTYGVVTEYDDKQWSARYVLALMPTVANGIDLDWALRRASGQNVEFESRLPFLRSKGGEERRSVVRLLGYANHAHMGLYRDAINAYLNGTDAVPDITAHERDSEVKYGFGLNAEQELSKDLRVFGRIGWNEGQHESFAYTEVDQTFETGGDFAGSRWHRPLDKIGLAFVTNAIKHDHQEYLKLGGHGFILGDGNLSYGREDILEGYYNLHAWRGFFYAFDTQFIDHPGYNTARGPVIVFSVRSHIDF
- a CDS encoding metal/formaldehyde-sensitive transcriptional repressor, which gives rise to MTSDKPGKERVKLLNRVKRLRGQLDAVERTLAEDRECADVLMLLAAVRGGINGLMAEVLEDHIRLHLLQDGRVPLTPELGEELIDLVRAYLK
- a CDS encoding FitA-like ribbon-helix-helix domain-containing protein, translating into MAAVTIRNLSDETHRALKVRAKQKGRSTEAEIRSILDEVVNPPERLKIGTELAKLGKLFGGVELDIKRDQTPAGSTVNFE
- a CDS encoding type II toxin-antitoxin system VapC family toxin, with the translated sequence MILVDTNVLSEPMKPTANATVLSWLDKQQDGTLYLAATSFAESLSGIELLPKGRRKQVLSTTFETLVRRLFKNRVLPFDDRAAVEYSRAVAIARSKGRSISIADGQIAAIAAVHGFTVATRDTAPFLAAGVPVLNPWQE
- a CDS encoding thiazole synthase, which codes for MSPLVIAGKAFQSRLIVGTGKYKDGAETQAAVEASGAEMVTVAVRRVNLDRSRESLLDFLDPERYFLLPNTAGCYTAEEAIRAARLGREVGLSDWVKIEVIGDQATLYPDIQATLEATRVLVKEGFTVLPYTSDDIVFAKRLIDAGAAAVMPLGAPIGSGLGLQNTANLRILRELITEVPLIVDAGVGTASDAALAMELGFDAVLMNTAIAAASDPILMADAMQHAVLAGRQAFLAGRMPRRLYATASSPLEGISK
- the ruvC gene encoding crossover junction endodeoxyribonuclease RuvC, translating into MRVFGIDCGTEFTGYGVVEMDHEARNPKLVHLCAGAIKLNKKETTPQRLAQVYAELIGLIALHQPDVVAIEEVFFSANAKSALKLGQVRGVAMLAAATCKMPVVEYAPLSIKSAVVGYGLAAKEQVQFMVTRLLELDETPDSPDACDALAIAICHIHTAQTLTLQGASR
- a CDS encoding DUF6600 domain-containing protein, with product MSLISFLASSKSRGSARSGILLLAVVAVVGASMSRPAFAQSVKPFRTARLTYLAGDVRVEQSGTLSGSKAVVNLPLVEGAVLSTGDDGEAEVEFEDGSLLRLTPHSGAGLVNLGIDSSGEYQTRITILGGLAYVELRGGTKYHYLVDVGGDEISPIENAIVRVNYDQAPASISILDGSAHLVAASGSDFSATAGQTVRSGDASEGGTYMAREVVAPESWDQWNQDRDAAAAGEASTETDVRSKYAGDQGYGWSDLDANGNWYDVPGRGEVWQPDVAAAPVDDGSGDAAAQSSFDPYSYGSWAYTPAGYLWASGYGWGWLPYRCGQWNYWDGFGWAWSPGINCGAFGFGGYYDGGVYIGHAPGDYKKPGRPLPKPGPVHPILRGRGGPVPVAPVHPIQRPDANNPEHRDTGERVIAGNTVMPLPRTGGLVPAQSASSNARATIGAGMRRDYAVDRSTSTPVTGVQPSALYAAPSSNARAAWHPVQSGDGARQPVAEGSRAVPVVRSEPVAPQRQSAPAPRAAPASAPATHPEAAPSGHPK